A stretch of Cytophagales bacterium DNA encodes these proteins:
- a CDS encoding sigma-70 family RNA polymerase sigma factor → MSQAFFKTFVTENIDLIRHICRAYARSEEELKDFIQEVTVQLWKSHERFEGKSQVSTWVYRVALNVCLSLARKNKREIQTFSLDKVDVSEDISSEEKEQIEMLYAAIRKLKEGDRAIMLLYLENKSYKEIAEILGMTVTNVGVKVNRLKNQLKKMING, encoded by the coding sequence GTGTCTCAGGCCTTTTTTAAGACGTTTGTCACTGAAAATATCGACCTGATCCGGCATATCTGTCGGGCATATGCGCGCAGTGAAGAAGAATTAAAAGATTTTATTCAGGAAGTGACCGTTCAACTTTGGAAATCTCATGAGCGATTTGAGGGAAAGTCGCAGGTATCGACCTGGGTTTACCGGGTGGCACTGAATGTGTGCCTCTCTCTGGCCCGGAAAAACAAACGCGAGATCCAAACTTTTTCATTGGATAAAGTAGATGTCTCCGAAGACATCTCCAGCGAAGAAAAGGAACAGATCGAAATGTTGTATGCAGCTATTAGAAAATTGAAAGAAGGTGATCGGGCTATCATGCTGTTGTATCTGGAGAATAAGAGCTACAAAGAAATTGCTGAGATCCTGGGTATGACAGTCACGAACGTAGGGGTAAAAGTGAATCGATTGAAAAACCAGTTAAAGAAGATGATCAATGGCTGA
- a CDS encoding cystathionine gamma-synthase family protein, with product MKPESLMMSHGFKPELSEGAIKPPIFQTSTFVFKTAEEGKNFFEVAYGLRDQEQEEELGLIYSRINNPNLEILEDRLCLWDRADACAVFESGMSAISTVLLEFLKPGDLLLYSMPTYGGTDHFINHYLKSTGIDSIGFLPGTPKATLIQMIKESGKADRLRMIYLETPANPTNDLIDISMCKEVADYFSKQEKVHVAVDNTYMGPLWSHPLDHGADLVLYSATKYIGGHSDLIAGAVLGNDEYIGRVKVLRTFLGNMASPHTCWLLMRSLETLKVRMEQQAYNAQCIADFLSTQSLVKKVHYLGHLDQTSTDYSIYQRQYLSPGAMISFEIEGGQKAAFEFMNQLKLIKLAVSLGSTESLIQHPATMTHVGVDADLKMKLGINDDLIRLSVGVEHFEDLINDMTAAFELVTTNETELMATY from the coding sequence ATGAAGCCCGAAAGTCTAATGATGTCCCATGGTTTTAAGCCGGAATTATCTGAGGGAGCTATAAAACCACCCATCTTTCAAACGTCTACTTTTGTATTCAAAACCGCTGAAGAAGGGAAAAATTTCTTCGAAGTAGCCTACGGCCTTCGCGATCAGGAACAAGAAGAAGAACTCGGCTTGATCTACAGTCGCATCAACAACCCCAACCTGGAAATACTGGAAGACCGACTTTGTCTCTGGGACCGTGCAGATGCTTGTGCTGTATTTGAAAGTGGCATGTCCGCCATTAGCACTGTATTGTTGGAATTCCTCAAACCCGGAGACCTCCTCCTTTACAGCATGCCAACCTATGGCGGCACCGATCACTTCATCAATCACTACCTGAAGTCCACAGGAATTGACAGCATCGGCTTCCTACCCGGAACCCCTAAAGCAACCCTGATTCAAATGATCAAGGAAAGCGGAAAAGCCGATCGCTTGCGAATGATCTATCTGGAAACTCCTGCCAATCCTACCAACGATCTGATTGACATCTCTATGTGCAAGGAAGTGGCGGACTACTTCAGTAAGCAGGAAAAAGTACATGTGGCGGTCGATAACACCTACATGGGGCCACTATGGTCTCATCCCCTCGACCATGGTGCCGACCTGGTTTTGTATTCAGCCACGAAATACATAGGAGGCCATAGCGACCTCATTGCAGGTGCAGTACTTGGCAACGATGAGTATATCGGACGAGTGAAAGTGCTGAGAACATTCCTCGGAAATATGGCCAGTCCACATACTTGTTGGCTTTTGATGCGAAGCCTCGAAACCCTGAAAGTGAGGATGGAACAACAAGCGTACAATGCACAATGTATTGCTGATTTCCTATCTACTCAATCCCTGGTAAAAAAGGTTCATTACCTGGGGCATCTGGATCAAACTTCGACGGATTACTCAATTTATCAACGACAATATCTTTCACCTGGAGCTATGATCTCTTTTGAAATTGAAGGTGGCCAAAAAGCTGCTTTTGAATTCATGAATCAGTTGAAATTGATCAAATTGGCTGTGAGCCTGGGAAGCACTGAAAGCCTGATCCAGCACCCGGCAACCATGACCCATGTAGGAGTGGATGCTGATTTGAAGATGAAATTAGGAATCAATGATGACCTGATCAGGCTTTCCGTGGGTGTAGAGCACTTTGAAGATCTGATCAACGATATGACAGCTGCTTTCGAACTGGTGACTACCAATGAAACTGAACTGATGGCTACCTATTGA
- a CDS encoding ABC transporter permease, which produces MKQQPPKFLLNLFNWFCHPEIKRYVEGDLIEIFQHYVKTKGVKVAYWKLTIEIIKLLRPSLMKSLEGSLRLNYYGVFKNHVQASMRNLRKQAAFSTINMLGLAISMSVAILMLIFHSELSAFDDFHQHRDRIFRVTSTQVGGAHSMEINRATASFFIGNELKSKVSGVEEVAILIDDLQADLVASGKGISVDGFYGTPDFFRVFSFALKHGNPMTALNEPNAVVLTEQAAKKLFGEEDPMGQVIEVFKNEFIEKAIVRGVVEDPPVNSHLRFDAIFSLSTLEEHVTDPYVKNLKSNPGELSDANVYVLLATDQPPRMIDQIMAQMIDGYNQTIEHPITHQLQPMESFVFSDTFRGIVGPTFSQRRSWVMMGLALIIVLSACFNYTNLSLARAIRRTKEIGIRKVNGASSPQVFTMFMTEAVILSMFALGVGFCLFLWLRPEFLKLSIDWSSGHNMFLLEVKNHHLLLFLGLALTIGFLSGIVPAFFHAKINAYSLFRDASKLKMYSGVSLRNVLIATQFAISIGLITTAILIRNQYEFVLNYDHGYNPTNILSVIVEGDYIDILENGCQQLPEITEISKSSWVLGVGGDNLKISIAKNEDLSQSTPFLVNSVDRNYLQMHDITMIEGRSFDRDLGPNEQPKEIIVNESFLKKLNLGSPQEAIGKQIGYYKRKLTIIGVTEETVSIGLTKMLFEPFAFLQTSDHSNYTSLNLKIETSDLVGTISKIEKIYNPLDIVHPFNASFYNDMIVRSYQSRKSEFLTISFLAFLAVVISTLGLLGMAVFSAENRIKEISIRKILGAGSLDLGVLLSRNFFIMTVIAGLIAVPGAIYIADTHLLVDFWKRAPIGTEETLIGFFLVLIIGIITTGRIIQQVISKNPIHYLRDE; this is translated from the coding sequence ATGAAACAGCAACCACCGAAGTTTTTATTGAATCTGTTTAACTGGTTTTGTCACCCGGAGATCAAAAGATATGTAGAAGGAGACTTGATTGAGATTTTTCAACATTACGTGAAGACCAAAGGCGTCAAAGTGGCTTATTGGAAATTGACCATAGAAATTATTAAGCTCCTTCGTCCTTCCTTAATGAAGAGCCTAGAAGGGAGTCTCCGTTTGAATTATTATGGTGTGTTTAAGAATCATGTTCAGGCCTCGATGAGGAACCTAAGGAAACAAGCTGCCTTCTCCACCATCAATATGCTTGGGCTGGCAATTAGCATGTCAGTTGCGATTTTGATGCTCATATTTCATTCAGAATTGTCTGCGTTTGATGATTTCCATCAGCACCGAGACCGAATTTTTCGTGTGACTAGCACTCAAGTCGGTGGAGCACATTCGATGGAGATCAATCGTGCAACGGCCTCTTTTTTTATAGGTAATGAACTGAAAAGTAAAGTTTCGGGTGTTGAGGAAGTTGCGATTCTAATAGATGATTTGCAGGCAGACCTTGTGGCCAGCGGAAAGGGCATATCAGTTGATGGTTTTTATGGTACGCCAGATTTTTTCAGGGTTTTTTCATTTGCACTCAAACATGGTAACCCGATGACTGCACTCAATGAGCCGAATGCAGTAGTACTCACAGAGCAGGCGGCAAAAAAGTTATTTGGAGAAGAAGACCCAATGGGGCAAGTGATTGAAGTCTTCAAAAATGAGTTCATTGAAAAGGCGATCGTTAGAGGTGTGGTTGAAGATCCCCCGGTCAATTCGCACCTTCGATTCGATGCAATTTTTTCCTTGAGCACTTTGGAAGAACACGTTACTGATCCATATGTTAAGAACCTGAAAAGCAACCCTGGTGAGTTAAGTGATGCCAATGTTTATGTACTCCTTGCTACCGATCAGCCACCCCGAATGATCGATCAAATCATGGCACAAATGATTGATGGGTACAATCAAACCATAGAACATCCCATCACTCATCAGCTTCAGCCTATGGAAAGCTTTGTGTTCAGTGACACTTTCAGAGGTATTGTCGGTCCCACTTTTTCACAACGTCGATCATGGGTGATGATGGGGCTGGCATTGATCATTGTATTGTCTGCCTGCTTTAATTATACCAATCTTTCGTTAGCTCGTGCTATCAGAAGAACGAAAGAGATAGGTATTCGAAAAGTCAATGGAGCTAGCAGTCCCCAGGTGTTTACTATGTTCATGACTGAAGCCGTGATCCTTTCAATGTTTGCTTTGGGTGTTGGTTTTTGTTTGTTCTTGTGGCTTCGGCCAGAATTCTTGAAGCTGTCAATCGATTGGTCCAGTGGCCACAATATGTTTTTATTGGAAGTAAAAAACCATCATCTGCTGTTGTTTTTGGGACTAGCACTTACGATTGGTTTTTTATCTGGAATCGTCCCTGCATTTTTTCATGCCAAAATAAATGCATACAGCCTGTTTCGGGATGCAAGCAAGTTGAAAATGTATAGCGGGGTGAGCCTGAGAAATGTATTGATCGCTACACAGTTTGCCATATCCATCGGTTTGATTACTACGGCAATACTGATCAGAAATCAGTATGAATTTGTTCTCAACTACGATCATGGTTATAACCCGACAAACATTCTATCTGTAATCGTCGAGGGAGACTATATTGATATCCTTGAAAATGGATGTCAGCAACTTCCGGAAATAACAGAGATATCTAAATCTTCATGGGTACTTGGCGTAGGTGGAGATAACCTCAAAATATCCATAGCGAAAAATGAAGATCTTTCTCAATCAACCCCCTTTCTTGTAAATAGTGTAGATCGCAATTACTTGCAGATGCATGATATTACCATGATCGAAGGGCGATCATTTGATCGAGACCTGGGGCCAAATGAACAGCCCAAAGAGATCATTGTTAATGAATCCTTTCTCAAAAAATTAAACCTGGGATCTCCTCAGGAGGCCATTGGGAAACAGATCGGGTATTATAAACGAAAGTTGACAATCATTGGCGTCACAGAGGAAACCGTAAGTATTGGTTTGACGAAAATGCTTTTCGAACCTTTTGCTTTTCTTCAAACCAGCGATCATTCGAATTATACTTCATTAAACCTGAAAATTGAGACGAGTGATCTGGTGGGGACCATTAGTAAGATTGAGAAGATCTACAACCCCCTGGATATTGTTCATCCCTTCAATGCCAGTTTCTATAATGATATGATCGTCCGCAGTTACCAGTCTCGAAAAAGTGAATTTCTTACGATTTCATTCCTGGCATTTCTCGCGGTGGTCATTTCAACCTTAGGGTTATTGGGTATGGCCGTTTTTTCAGCTGAAAATCGGATAAAAGAAATCAGCATTCGTAAAATACTTGGAGCAGGCAGCTTAGATCTGGGTGTGCTACTCTCCAGGAATTTCTTTATTATGACCGTTATTGCAGGTTTGATAGCGGTACCTGGTGCTATTTACATCGCCGATACGCACTTGCTTGTCGATTTCTGGAAACGAGCTCCAATCGGAACCGAGGAAACGCTCATTGGCTTTTTCCTGGTTCTAATTATTGGGATCATTACGACAGGCAGGATCATACAACAGGTAATTTCTAAAAACCCAATTCATTACCTTAGAGATGAATGA
- a CDS encoding glycoside hydrolase TIM-barrel-like domain-containing protein, translating into MKSQTSNQRNVLYGLLLSLLTVACSLEQRSAESNPKVEVSLKDKQRGAHVFGRMDSTDFQFLAKDHVEWVTLVPYGYQEGIASSEVFHHRGDSARMQRRNERWLQQIKSTREAGYKVFVKPHIWMRTSADGKWRSDIYPADDESWEQWKLTYRHFILRYARLAEAAGAEMFCVGAELTRLTLEKPEYWRELITEVRTVFSGKLTYAANWYREFEGITFWDQLDYVGVQAYFPLCDHENPDVAKIAEGWKRHIPALEKIHLKSGRPVLFTELGYKSTPNSAQKPWEWMEYENMDEMKVSFETQSNCYRAFFQTIWPKHWFAGVHLWQYRSDFEALTKDLQFDFTPQGKPAEEVIKEGFKRK; encoded by the coding sequence ATGAAAAGTCAAACATCGAATCAAAGGAATGTCCTTTACGGGCTGTTGTTAAGCCTGCTGACAGTTGCTTGTTCATTAGAGCAAAGGTCCGCTGAGAGCAATCCAAAAGTTGAGGTATCCTTGAAAGACAAGCAGCGTGGAGCTCATGTGTTTGGACGCATGGATTCCACTGATTTTCAATTCCTGGCAAAGGATCATGTGGAATGGGTCACGCTTGTGCCCTATGGCTACCAGGAAGGCATTGCGAGTTCCGAAGTATTTCATCATCGAGGCGATAGTGCGAGGATGCAACGTAGGAATGAACGCTGGTTGCAGCAGATCAAATCCACCCGAGAAGCCGGTTACAAGGTATTCGTCAAGCCTCACATTTGGATGCGTACTTCAGCTGATGGGAAGTGGCGTTCTGATATCTATCCTGCTGATGATGAAAGTTGGGAGCAGTGGAAATTGACCTATCGCCATTTCATTTTGCGTTATGCACGCCTGGCAGAAGCCGCAGGTGCAGAGATGTTTTGTGTAGGAGCTGAACTTACCCGCCTTACCCTGGAGAAGCCTGAATATTGGCGTGAGTTGATCACAGAAGTCCGTACCGTATTTTCAGGAAAATTAACCTATGCGGCCAATTGGTACCGGGAGTTTGAAGGCATCACCTTTTGGGATCAGTTGGATTATGTAGGGGTTCAGGCGTATTTCCCATTATGCGACCATGAAAATCCGGATGTAGCTAAGATTGCAGAAGGATGGAAACGACATATCCCTGCTTTGGAAAAAATTCATCTGAAGTCGGGGCGTCCAGTACTCTTCACAGAACTGGGTTATAAGAGTACACCTAACAGTGCCCAAAAACCCTGGGAATGGATGGAGTACGAAAATATGGATGAGATGAAAGTCTCTTTTGAAACCCAATCCAATTGTTATCGGGCATTCTTTCAGACCATTTGGCCCAAACACTGGTTTGCTGGTGTACACCTTTGGCAATACCGCAGCGATTTCGAAGCACTCACCAAGGATCTGCAATTCGACTTCACCCCACAAGGAAAACCTGCTGAAGAGGTGATTAAGGAAGGGTTTAAGAGAAAATAG
- a CDS encoding mercuric reductase has product MQTFQHIIVGTGQATGTLLGKLIPTGDSIAVIEGAKVGGSCVNYGCTPTKTMVASAKALHMARRGEFYGFETGDIKLNFSRVLERMNEIRNGGSNGLTGWMESTKNVTLIRGWANFVEDKILEVNGDRITGEKIYINVGTRPGVPPIKGIDEVPWMDSAGLLDLQEVPEHLMIVGGGYIGVEFGQVFRRFGAKVTILQRGDQLMPQEDKDMADAIQEFLEEEGIDVRLNTSVNAAGQEGNGISLALESGGKAETLSGSHLLIAAGRTSNSDKLTLENTSLKVNNRGFIEVDDYCQTGVEGVYAVGDVNGHGAFTHTSVNDAEIVLDHMFGGKRKISNRIPIYGLFTDPPLGKVGLSEKAAIAKGYKIMKATRAMSRISRAKEMGETKGFAKLIVDQETDLILGAAILGPGGDEIVNMFAAIMHSQIPCKSYREVVLVHPTVSELMPWVLDGLKPLN; this is encoded by the coding sequence ATGCAAACTTTCCAGCACATCATCGTCGGGACCGGACAAGCTACTGGTACGCTTCTCGGTAAATTAATTCCAACAGGCGATAGCATTGCCGTAATCGAAGGTGCCAAAGTGGGTGGCAGTTGCGTGAACTATGGATGTACACCGACCAAAACCATGGTGGCTTCTGCCAAAGCACTGCACATGGCCCGGCGAGGAGAATTCTATGGATTTGAGACAGGAGACATCAAACTCAATTTTAGCCGTGTGCTGGAGCGAATGAATGAAATCCGGAATGGTGGTAGTAATGGGCTGACCGGATGGATGGAGAGTACGAAGAACGTGACCCTGATCAGAGGTTGGGCCAATTTTGTGGAAGACAAGATCCTTGAAGTAAATGGAGATCGGATCACTGGTGAAAAGATATACATCAACGTGGGTACCCGTCCGGGAGTGCCGCCGATCAAGGGGATTGACGAAGTACCATGGATGGATAGTGCCGGCTTATTGGATTTACAGGAAGTCCCTGAACATTTAATGATCGTTGGCGGTGGGTATATTGGCGTAGAATTCGGGCAGGTATTTCGAAGATTCGGAGCAAAGGTGACCATCTTGCAGCGAGGAGATCAGCTGATGCCACAGGAAGACAAAGACATGGCGGATGCTATACAGGAATTCCTTGAAGAAGAAGGGATCGATGTTCGATTGAACACCAGTGTGAATGCGGCAGGACAAGAAGGAAATGGTATTTCACTAGCGTTGGAAAGTGGAGGCAAGGCAGAAACACTTTCAGGGTCTCACCTATTGATTGCTGCGGGGCGTACGTCTAACAGTGATAAGTTAACCTTAGAAAATACCAGCCTTAAAGTGAATAATAGAGGCTTCATTGAAGTAGATGACTATTGCCAAACTGGAGTTGAAGGAGTTTATGCCGTAGGAGATGTGAATGGCCACGGAGCCTTTACCCATACGTCGGTCAATGATGCCGAGATTGTGTTGGATCATATGTTCGGTGGAAAAAGAAAGATCTCCAATCGCATTCCGATCTATGGTTTGTTTACAGATCCACCACTTGGCAAAGTTGGATTATCAGAGAAAGCAGCTATTGCCAAAGGATATAAAATCATGAAAGCCACCCGGGCCATGTCGAGGATCAGTAGGGCAAAAGAAATGGGCGAGACCAAAGGCTTTGCCAAGCTCATTGTCGATCAGGAAACAGATCTGATTCTGGGTGCTGCCATTTTAGGGCCAGGAGGTGATGAGATCGTCAACATGTTTGCGGCCATCATGCACAGCCAGATTCCATGTAAAAGTTATCGCGAAGTTGTTTTAGTGCATCCTACTGTATCTGAACTCATGCCTTGGGTACTGGATGGACTTAAGCCCTTGAATTGA
- a CDS encoding helix-turn-helix transcriptional regulator: MGKYQLGEFEEIVLLTVGVLYNEAYGVSIKFSIEERLKRSVSVGALQSALKRLEQKGYVTSRAGEVTNDRGGRPKRYFELTPSGKAAIDYARDLRNQLYSEIPQVIMDLKPNKS, encoded by the coding sequence ATGGGTAAATACCAGTTAGGTGAATTTGAAGAAATTGTTTTGTTGACTGTAGGAGTGCTTTACAATGAGGCTTATGGTGTGTCCATAAAGTTCTCGATTGAAGAGCGCCTGAAGAGATCGGTAAGCGTTGGTGCGCTGCAGTCAGCTCTTAAAAGGTTGGAACAAAAAGGTTACGTGACTTCTCGTGCAGGGGAAGTAACCAATGATCGGGGTGGAAGGCCTAAGCGATATTTTGAATTGACGCCATCCGGTAAAGCGGCGATAGATTATGCTCGTGATCTACGAAATCAACTGTACAGTGAAATTCCGCAAGTGATCATGGACCTTAAACCTAATAAGTCTTGA
- a CDS encoding aminotransferase class V-fold PLP-dependent enzyme produces the protein MSLIATIQALEKESAVLSPNEIDRASLRESVLKITEDFLQEIGTSPVYGKDETGKRTYERPLKEPEGWEDLLSKVKDELELPGINAASGRHLGYIPGGGIYLGALGDYIAAVYNKYQGVFFASPGGVRMENQLIQWMGDLVGYPEGFAGNLTSGGSIANLTAVVTARDAHHIKGRDIERTVIYVSEQMHHCLNKAFRIAGMGEAIIRQVPLDEHFKLRPDALEHQIKSDISEGLKPWLVIASAGTTDTGVIDPLQEVGEIAQRYDCWYHIDGAYGGFFLLSEEVKAQLKGIELSDSVVMDPHKSMFIPYGIGAVVIRDRRKLYQSHYYMANYMQDTLEAEEISPADLSPELTKHFRALRMWLPLKLYGLEPFKACLSEKIHLARYFHVEISKRAGFEVGPFPDLSVVYFRYLPKTGMANAFNEKLVKLIMEDGRVFLSSTVLHGNYVIRCAVVSFRTHLTDVDLALQVIDEKVAELEA, from the coding sequence ATGAGTTTGATTGCTACCATTCAAGCGCTGGAAAAAGAGAGTGCCGTCCTTTCTCCGAATGAGATTGATAGAGCTTCATTGCGAGAAAGTGTGCTAAAAATCACCGAAGATTTCCTTCAAGAAATTGGAACTTCTCCAGTTTACGGCAAAGATGAAACTGGGAAAAGAACTTATGAACGTCCTTTAAAGGAACCAGAAGGATGGGAAGACCTTCTATCAAAGGTGAAAGATGAACTGGAACTTCCAGGCATTAATGCCGCTTCTGGCAGGCACTTGGGCTACATCCCCGGAGGAGGAATCTACCTGGGGGCATTAGGAGATTATATCGCGGCGGTATATAACAAGTATCAGGGTGTGTTTTTTGCTTCTCCAGGTGGCGTCCGCATGGAAAATCAACTGATCCAATGGATGGGAGATTTGGTTGGTTATCCCGAGGGTTTTGCCGGCAACCTAACTTCGGGAGGGAGTATTGCAAATCTTACGGCTGTGGTAACGGCCAGAGATGCGCACCATATCAAAGGGCGGGACATTGAACGGACGGTGATTTATGTATCGGAGCAGATGCACCACTGTCTGAACAAGGCCTTTCGAATTGCTGGAATGGGAGAGGCGATCATCCGGCAAGTGCCGCTGGATGAACATTTTAAACTCAGACCCGATGCCCTGGAACATCAAATCAAGTCAGATATTTCCGAAGGTTTGAAACCCTGGCTGGTCATTGCTTCAGCGGGAACGACGGACACGGGTGTGATTGATCCGCTTCAAGAAGTCGGGGAGATTGCCCAACGATATGACTGCTGGTATCACATTGATGGAGCTTATGGAGGGTTTTTCTTGCTGTCCGAAGAAGTAAAGGCGCAACTGAAAGGTATCGAATTGTCCGATTCAGTGGTCATGGATCCGCACAAAAGTATGTTTATCCCATACGGGATAGGAGCTGTGGTGATCCGGGATCGGCGCAAGCTGTACCAGTCACATTACTACATGGCAAACTACATGCAGGATACGTTGGAAGCGGAGGAGATCTCGCCAGCCGATCTTTCACCGGAACTGACCAAACACTTTAGGGCATTGCGCATGTGGCTTCCTCTGAAGCTTTACGGCTTGGAGCCATTCAAAGCTTGTCTGTCTGAAAAGATCCATTTGGCCCGGTATTTCCATGTCGAAATCTCAAAAAGAGCGGGTTTTGAAGTGGGGCCTTTTCCAGATTTATCCGTTGTATATTTTCGATATTTACCTAAAACAGGAATGGCCAATGCATTCAATGAAAAGTTGGTCAAGCTCATCATGGAAGATGGAAGGGTCTTTCTCTCCTCTACCGTGCTTCATGGAAATTACGTGATTCGTTGCGCGGTGGTGTCCTTTCGTACCCATCTGACGGATGTTGATCTGGCCCTACAAGTCATTGACGAAAAAGTAGCTGAACTAGAGGCATGA
- a CDS encoding Lrp/AsnC family transcriptional regulator has translation MKLDEIDVKLLGNLQEDSRANINDLSKALNLTKTPIYERIKRYEKEGLIEKFVAVLNKDLIQGMVVFCSVSLDSQKLSLIDSFREDVRELEEVIECYLMGGANDFLLKVMVRDLNHYHEFSSGKLAAIPNVREIKSMFVLNTVKHTTKLPIY, from the coding sequence ATGAAACTGGATGAAATTGACGTCAAATTACTGGGAAACCTACAAGAAGATTCAAGGGCCAATATCAATGACCTGTCCAAAGCATTGAACCTCACGAAGACTCCCATCTACGAGCGGATCAAGCGCTACGAGAAAGAGGGGTTGATTGAGAAATTTGTTGCCGTGCTGAACAAAGACCTGATCCAGGGAATGGTGGTTTTTTGTTCGGTCTCATTGGATAGTCAGAAGTTAAGCTTGATTGACTCTTTTCGTGAGGATGTGCGTGAGTTGGAAGAAGTGATCGAGTGCTATCTGATGGGCGGTGCCAATGATTTTTTGCTCAAGGTGATGGTGAGAGATCTCAATCACTACCATGAGTTTTCATCCGGGAAATTGGCGGCGATTCCCAATGTACGAGAGATCAAGAGCATGTTTGTCCTCAATACCGTTAAACACACAACTAAACTTCCCATTTACTGA
- a CDS encoding DEAD/DEAH box helicase, with translation MSFEKLGLSKSLLRAITDKGYSEPSPIQQKAIPVVLQRKDVLASAQTGTGKTASFTLPILQLLSKQQPQKKRPVRALVLTPTRELAAQILENSEDYGKYLDIRSAVIFGGVKQSKQVEQLRRGVDFLIATPGRLLDLHGQGLISLKQIEILVFDEADRMLDMGFIHDIKKIMALLPRKRQSLLFSATFSSEIKKLAKGFLFHPVTVEATPENTTVELINQKAYRVDKKRKTDMILDMIAGGKWQQVLVFTRTKHGANRLAQKMQKADISAAAIHGNKTQAARVKALASFKANEIRVLVATDIAARGLDIPLLPHVINFEMPNVPEDYVHRIGRTGRAGANGVAISLVAEDEVVYLREIEKLIDQQIPCEEMGGFEPTEEATDVGAASKQGQHQQKKPRPKKTEGPKNKQKRRWRPKRKSE, from the coding sequence ATGTCATTTGAAAAATTAGGCCTGTCCAAGTCGCTCTTGCGGGCCATTACCGATAAAGGTTATTCCGAACCATCTCCCATTCAGCAGAAAGCGATACCGGTAGTCCTGCAGCGCAAGGACGTACTGGCCTCTGCTCAAACCGGAACAGGGAAGACCGCAAGTTTTACACTTCCGATTCTACAGTTGTTGAGTAAACAGCAACCTCAGAAAAAGCGCCCGGTCCGGGCATTGGTGCTTACCCCAACACGAGAATTAGCGGCACAGATCCTGGAAAATTCCGAAGATTATGGCAAATACCTGGATATCCGTTCCGCGGTGATCTTTGGAGGCGTAAAACAATCTAAGCAAGTAGAGCAGTTGCGAAGAGGAGTGGATTTCCTCATTGCTACACCGGGCCGCTTATTAGACCTACATGGTCAGGGACTGATCTCGTTAAAGCAAATAGAGATTCTGGTGTTCGATGAGGCGGACCGAATGCTGGACATGGGCTTCATCCATGACATCAAGAAGATCATGGCTCTACTACCTCGAAAGCGTCAGAGCCTCCTTTTTTCGGCTACCTTTTCGTCGGAGATCAAGAAACTGGCCAAAGGGTTTCTCTTTCACCCGGTCACAGTGGAAGCTACTCCGGAAAATACTACTGTGGAGCTCATCAATCAGAAGGCTTATCGGGTAGATAAGAAAAGGAAAACGGACATGATCCTGGACATGATTGCCGGTGGTAAATGGCAACAAGTTTTGGTGTTTACTCGAACCAAGCACGGTGCTAACCGGCTGGCGCAGAAGATGCAAAAAGCAGATATCAGCGCAGCAGCCATTCATGGCAACAAGACCCAGGCTGCGCGAGTTAAGGCGCTGGCTTCTTTCAAGGCCAATGAAATCCGGGTATTGGTGGCTACGGACATTGCTGCGAGGGGATTAGATATTCCTTTATTGCCACATGTGATCAATTTTGAGATGCCCAACGTGCCGGAGGACTATGTCCATCGGATCGGACGAACAGGTAGGGCGGGTGCGAACGGCGTGGCCATATCGTTGGTCGCGGAAGATGAAGTGGTATACCTACGAGAAATTGAAAAATTGATCGATCAGCAAATTCCTTGTGAAGAGATGGGAGGCTTTGAGCCAACAGAGGAAGCTACGGATGTTGGAGCCGCTTCTAAGCAGGGACAGCATCAGCAGAAAAAGCCTCGGCCTAAAAAGACCGAAGGGCCCAAAAACAAGCAGAAAAGACGGTGGAGGCCCAAGCGGAAGTCTGAGTGA